Within Mustela nigripes isolate SB6536 chromosome 3, MUSNIG.SB6536, whole genome shotgun sequence, the genomic segment CACATAAAACATACAGTAGCTGTTAGCATCGGTATAGCACCTGTGTTTGTACATTGCCCTTCACAGGTATACTGCTGGTCCCTCATCACTAACAACACTCAGGAAAGCAATACAGAAATATACATCGGGTTTTCCATATTCTTTAACTTACTAATCCCTCTCCTAGAAAAAGTATCCAGCACAATCAGGTACATGCATAAAGGTAATTTTTGCACAATAATGTGATAACTCCAAACTGggttaacttaaaaataaaaccattacaTTATAGAATCATAGTAAATTATGGTATAGCACCTGTTGAAATGTGGAATAATCTTTGTTAAACTCGCAAAAAgcagaagataaaacaatatgaGCTCTGTGGTTGCAGACGAATACGGTATGTTTGCGTGTACAAGTGATGGCTCATACTGTGTGACCTGGGAGCAGTTGACTTCCTCTTTCAGGGTCTAAAAAATTCCctggttgtcttttcacttaaaaaaatgcatacctttttgaattaaaaataacctttctttGTATAAAAACCCACAcattaaagaaaagtataatggaaaacccaaatgataGAAGCCAAATGACTACTTGCTTCTGGTGGCGGTGGGAGAGGGCAGAAACTGACTAGTAAGAAGCCTGAGAAAACTTTCTGGGAGTAAGGAAATGTATCATTATCTGGATCAGGATGTGAGTTATATGGGCGCGTGCATTTGTCACAATAGATTGAACTCTACCCTTAATATCTGTGCATTTCACTGTCCATAGGGAGCGGAGGCTGCCCTCTGCCTGAACTAGAACTTTGATCTAAAACAACCCCTTCTTGTAGTTTCTCTCACTTCCCATCTTCCTCCCCATTGACTTCCTTTTACGTTACTTGCTTTACTATCCTTTCGATATACCAAGTACAACACAAGTTAGAATTTCACAGCTAATTAAATGACATTATCAACTATTTAGCTGTGGCCAATATACATACTTTAATACAGTAAGGAAATGCATACAAATGGAAAATGTTTAAACAATACTGAATTTTAGATTAATCCTCACTTTAGGCCTTTACCTATCTCATCTATtaagacaaaagcaaaagcagagaaACATATTGCAGAGCAGTTGGGGCCTTGCCAATGAAAACCGTTGATTTCCAACATAAAATGATCATATATCACTTCAAGGAGGAAATGATTTTCTCAGACCTTCTCATAAATTCTGGTGCAGACCACGCCCTTCATTTTACATTccttgagaaaagagaaagattcatTGAGTATCTAAAACTCAAACTAGGGAACGACAAATTTGCACATAGCAACAGAAGATAAAAACAAGCTCATAAGATTAAACTTAGAAAGGAGTAGAACATCAGTATGTCAAGTCTCTGGCAATTTGGAATTATGACCATCGGAACAGGAGAAGCAGTTTTGACATCATTCTATGTTACTATGTGGAAGAATTTTCTTAAAGTGACAAGTTTTAATGCATAATTTGCGTGCATTTAAATTCACTAAAAGTGGATTTCAAAACTATATGCGTATTTGCATCATCtgaggaacatttaaaaatactgatggttCCTTCTCTCCCAAGAGATTTGCATTTAATTAATCTGTGTTGAGAGCCCCATATTCGTGTTAACTCCCCATGCAAATCTACTTTGTAGCTAGGGATAAGAACCTCTGaactaaagggaaaaagaacatttaaaatgacaTGAGTCTATGTTCAGTGTATGTATTAGTAAGCACAGAAGCTAAAACAAGAGAATTACTAGATGCCATTGCAAGTAACCCTGGACATTACTCTTGATCTGCTGACTAAAAGGTCTCCCATGAGCTGAGCTTAAATCACTGACACGGTAGGGTCCAAGTTACTTTGAATTCTTGGAAGCAAAACACTCAGATACCTACAAATATTATGTAATTGAGCCGTTAGGCAGGTTTGTTTTGCATTTATAACTTGgacttgcttttctctttgtgAGTCCAAAATAGGGAGATTCAGccattctttctttgacttactgTTGTTACTCCTAAAATAACATATGAGCTTTGTTGTTTCTAAAATCTTGGATCTATACTTGAAGTGCTATAGAGGAGTCTTCAGGACTGAAATATTGTCTAACCACTAGCTCTGACTTTATTCTTAGCCATTCTTTTTCATGGGtattgcaaagaaaaaagaatactttgaAAACAATGTAACCAATTTCCCTATTTAAATaccattatttttgtatttagaagcaaaaataatcttACCACTACCATTTTCCCATccaccagctttctttttattgtcgTCTCTTTGCCATCCCATTTCTGCACTTGATTCAACGAGCCTCTTGACAAGGTCACCATGCTCTGCAATGACAAGCTCACATAACCGAGTTGCTTGGACCGTAGTTGATTAAAGAAGCAGTTCGTTTGGTATCGAACTGTTTTCATAATAGACGTCTCATGAAGAACATTCATTTTctattcaatttaatttaatgtatttttttagaggaggctccacacccaatgtgaggctcaaactcccagtcctgagatcaagcaagGTGTCCCCAAggcacattcattttttttttaataaagattttatgtacttcacagagagagcatgcacatgcgtgaacacaagcagtgggagcgtcaggcagagggaggagcaggttccccactgagcagggagcccgatgaggggctcaaacccaggaccctggatcatggcatgagccaaaagcagatgcttaactgacagagccacccaggtgccccaattttcaATAGAATGGCATAGTCTACTCTTTTGAATACTAACAGGAAGTATCTTCTCAAGCCGGAGAATGAGCTAATGGATAagagaaagattaaaatttaCCTTTGTTTTCCTGTTGTCGGCTGTGGTTTCTTCAAATTCCTGACCTAACTTAAAGGAGAtctctgtgtttttaaatgtacTCTCAGTCCTTATAGTTATAATATCCCCTTTCTTGCTGATGATCACACGGGGTTTGGCCAAATTTCCCAGTTTTCTGGTGGCTAACCCCACACCTGAAAATCAAGAGAATGTTAGAATTATGTTGACAAGGAGATGTATCTGTAGAGACTACACATGGCCACTTTCTATCCTCACTTGTTCATCTGGTGTGGAGACGGTGCGTAGTATCACTGACTACTGAGGATCTCCTCCCATGTTTCACCATCTAACGGAAATGCGTGTCCATcgacttaaatattttaagtttattattataaGAGTAATATCTGcagattttaaagataaacatGTTTAACTTAAATAGTACAAGTTAACCCCTTTTACATCTAATCCCACAGTCTTTGAAAATCACCAGTGTTTTGTATGAATCACTCcagaaattttagttttttacatataaatactaTGGATGTTTTTACAATGCAACTATGACAGATACACACTGTTCTtcgattttttttctcttcagtaatATACTGTGGATATAGAAAAGAACTCTCCCCACATCCTTAATAGAATCCTATTTCTGCAATTTTATTATGGCCCCTAAATTAACTGGTGGGAAAAATCTATCCATCTCCTTTCAAGATCTCTATCATTACATGTAATCGcaaataaactaattttaaaaatttttccttgtttgaaaagaaaacaaaattaaacactcaaattttattactactattactaaGACTATATAcatggaaaaggagaaattacTAAGACTAAATacatggaaaaggagaaatgtcAAATGAGAGCAATAAATGAAGGGAAAACtagtttcatataaatatatgaaaatatatattctatataatctCCGCAGTAGAGCCTGAGAACCTACACTATATCGAATCCTGAGGTGATCTTATGCATTCtaaatttgaaaatgacagaaTTAGGGAGTCTGTCATTGATGCTCttgtattttccttcttcctcagctgTAAAGTCAAATCCTTAAATCCAACCAATCTCACAGTACGGATCTGTCCCCATAAGTTCTCATAGTTTTCTAGGTAACGTAACATGATTTTTCTCGTTTTTACCTAAGAATACAACTCTTCTCATAAGCTTTCTATGCAGGTAAGTAAAATTACAGGCCCTTTGTCAAGCATAGAAACCTGGGTCATTGGCACCACTTTCGATTATATTTATATAGCTCTGGAAATTTCCAAAGACAATTCATACCTGCTGTGCTCATATCATGGAACATTCCTAGAAATAGTGTAAAATAAAGTTGATAAAACTAAGGACTGGATTTTCCATCTTCATCCATCGCTTCAAATACAGGAAATTCTGATGTTAGCCTAACAGAAATTAGTGTAAATGTCTGGTTTAGCtaaacatcaaaattttaaattgaggTTTTCTATTAACTTCAATTCCTTACCTTAAAAGCATTTCAGCTGTTATAAAAGGAACCAGATGATGGGTTGCCTAAGCCtttaggatttcttttctctgaaagcaAAGCTCTATTGATACAAAACTACCTTTGAAATCAGTGGGAGCTCCACACAATTAAGCAGCTCTTAGGTTAAAATCTATTACAATTTCCACAAATGAAATGCAGTAAATTATTGGAATGACCAAAGAGATTAATTGCAGGAAAGGATTATAATTCAGCCTGTGCAAAcctccccagagtcctggaaaaAGAGTTAGAAGGAAATAGGCATGCAGCTTTCTGAAAAAAAGGATCTTCTCAACCAGAGCTACAAGAAACATTTCTTACCCAGAGCTTTCATGTAATCATCAAAGTGCTCACTGGAGACAAGTTTCCAGGTGCCCAAGAATTTGTTGCTCATTGTGATGGAGGAGAATTCAACCCAGTTCTAGATGAGATTCAGGAGACTCAGATGCTGAAGGCTCAGAAGATTCTTTTCAAAGATGTCCAAAGCATGTGACTCTCACAGAGACCCAATGGGGAAAAGCAGTATCAGGACTGGGCAATGAATCATCCATTGGGACAAAAGAAACCCCCACATAATGTTTCCTTAgtctccaaaaaaaatttttttaaagatcaatgaAAGCACTAtttgaatcttcaaaaaaatgtttggtcaatcttacatttttaagaagtGCTTAGTCTTTAATGCTTTGGAAAAGACTCCATGAATTGAATCCTATACCAAACTAAATTATATTagtgtgaatgagagagagagagagagagtgtgtgtgtgtgtgtttaggcaTCTTAGTCACTCTCAATCCTGAGTCTGCACAATTAAGAATTCttattgaaagagaagaaagaaaggaaaatgtccaTGAGTATTGTGATAACTGCCTCAAATATGTTGTGGGAGAGAAATGCAGGGAAGCAGTGTGAGGAAGTATTCATAGGTAAGGGAGGCTTGGCATAGTTCACATATCCCAGGCAGGCAGAGTAGGCAGACAATACGGTCAGTCTATTACAGCAGAGCACAGAAATTGTATTCATGGGATGGATAAAAAGTAGCGCTAGAACATGATGTGGCTTTGGCACAACAAAgattttcatctaaaaaaaaaccaaaaacttaagTCCAAATTGAGCAGGTTCTTAGTTAATACAACAATTTTGAGTTTAAgccctttaaaataaatcttcagttttataaagagaaggattttctatgtaaataatTCTAATATATACTGAGAGGTCGTTGTGGGCCAGCCACCATGCCAAGTGCTTTTTacggattatttcatttaattctctcaataTCTCCAAGAGTTAAGTACTATTATTACATCCATTTTACCAATGAGAAGGTTAGGTAACTTGCTCCCAGGACTTGAATGAGGAGAGGCAAGGTTTGGACATGGCCTTGTTCTCTAGCCCGGACTTGGGATTATTATCTTACATTGCTCCCTTTACATCACATATGCGCAGAGGCCTTGGCCAAAGGTCAGATGATACTGACATCACCATGTGACTAAACAGAGATATTCATTTCTGCCCCCAAATCAGGAGAGGTAAAAGTCATGAGGCTACTATGGTACATCAGAGCCCAAGTCTTTGACTAGACAGAGAAGATATAAAACTACTTCAAATGTAGGTGTTGCTCCTCAGAATACCTTCTTACTGCCA encodes:
- the LOC132013167 gene encoding myelin P2 protein; its protein translation is MSNKFLGTWKLVSSEHFDDYMKALGVGLATRKLGNLAKPRVIISKKGDIITIRTESTFKNTEISFKLGQEFEETTADNRKTKSMVTLSRGSLNQVQKWDGKETTIKRKLVDGKMVVECKMKGVVCTRIYEKV